The Heyndrickxia acidicola sequence ACTGCTGGTATTTGGGTTATTGATGATTGTTCTATTTACAACGATAGCCGGCTTAGCTGGGGCAGCCTGGATGATAAAGGGCGGAAACCTGAGCGTTTCTCGTTTTGTGACCATCAATCTCATGGGCTTTCTGCTTTTCTTTGTCATTACAGGCTATTCTTTTTTATTTTCATGTCTGTTTAACGATGAGAAACGGGCCTTAACGCTTTCCGGATTGCTGACCATTATCTTTTTTGCTCTTGATTTAGCAGCAAAACTGAGCGACCGATTGAGTTGGATCAAGAGCCTGACGATCTTCACCTGCTTTCACCCTTCAGATATTGCCAGAGGAGGCGTAAATATCTGGCCATCAGCAATTGGATTAGCCATTGCGGGTGTTCTTCTGTATAGCATTGCTCTTTATATTTTTAAGAAAAGAGATTTGCCATTATAAAGCGGAATAGCGAATGTATAATGGCAAGCCTTAACAATGCCATCCAAATGGCGAAAAGGCCAGTGCCAATTCACAAGTATTTTTATATACAGGAGAGGTCGTGGCAATACCGAAAACAAAATATAATATAGTATCGATTCTCTTAATGCTCAGTGATATAAATCCGAGACTCCTGCTTTGAAAAGTGAGTTAAGGACACCCTGCAAGGTTAGAAGCAGGTCAAGATAAAAGCATCGTGCAGACAATAAAGAAGCTGAGAACCTATATTTGGGTCTTCGGCTTCTTTTTCTTATTTATATATTTTCCAAGTAGACTCTGTAGAAGCCAGGAAGATCCTTCCCGCAAAAAGGAGTGCCTGAAGCGTAAGTCAACCAGCAGGATGATCAGGGCAGGCCCCCCTAATCTTGATTTCCCCCATGTTTGAAATCAAATCAACCAGCAGGAAGGATTGGAGCCTAGCCAATGTCAATGTGAAGGCCCAAAATAGAATTAAACTCAATGTTGAATGAAGCGGAAGGCACGAGACTCCTGCGGGAAAAGCAGGCTTAGGGAGACCCGGCAGGAGCCTGCGACGAGGAGGCTCCCGGCGCCCGCGGAAAGCGAGTGCCTGAAGCGGAAATCAACCCAGCAGGATGAACAGAACGCAGCCTATATCTACGTACAATCCCAATTTAGATTTAATTCAAAGGTTGATTGGAGTGAAAGGCATAAACTTCTGCGGGATAAGACGTGATATGGGAGAGTGCCTTTAAAATACAAATGTAAAAGAAAGGAATGCAAGAAAAGAAAGAGAATACAGAACAATAGTGCATGAACTGGAGTAATCAACAAAAAACTGTTTGGAAGTATTCGTCTCGAGCTTCCATACAGATAGGGAGGATTTATCAGTTGAAAGATCAAAGAGAACAAAACAATGAGTATAGAGGAAATTATTATGAGGAAATTGGAAACTATATAGGAGGAGAAGGTTATCTTCAATATGGGTTTACAAAAGGAACACTTCAGGAAGTAGAATTTTTAATAGAACGAATGAGGCTTAAACCCGGTTCTGCCATTCTCGATGTTGGCTGTGGACCAGGCAGACATAGTTTGGAGCTTGCCAGAAGAGGTTTCGATGTTACCGGAGTTGATATTTCCTCTGAGTTCGTCCGATTTGCGGAGGAACAGGCAGCAAAGGAAAAGTTAAATGCCAAATTTATTAAGATGGACGCCCGTTCTTTGCAATTAGATAAAACGTTTAATGGAGCCATTTGTCTTTGTGAAGGAGCTTTTGGGCTTGCGGGAAGCCTTGAGAGCCATCGTGATGTATTAAGAGGTATAAACGGAGCTCTTGTTACGGGTGGCCTTTTTGTCCTTACCGTTATCAATGCTTTTAATCTTGTCAGAAATCTTACATCCTTTGAAGTATTCAATGCCTATACATGTACGATAAAGGATACAGAAACAGTAAAAAGTCCGAATGGCGAGGAAAAACAGGTAGATATTTTTACGACTGCTTTTACTTACCGTGAACTGGCACTCTTACTGGAAGACATAGGATTTGAAGTCATAGATGCCTATGGATGCACTGCAGGTGAATTTAGTGAAAAATCCTTGGAAGCAGATGACATGGAAATCATGATCGTCGCACGAAAAATATAACGATTTGGGGTCCCTTTTTCCCTGAAGAAGGGACTCTAGTTACTTTATTTTTTTCCGAAAACCTTCGGAAAGCCGGTACATAGTAAAAATATTGAAATAAAACCCATATTATTACGGTTATGTATATTATATTCATTGACTTCTCAAAATTCTGATAATATACTTGTTACATTCTTCTGAGAAGGCTTTTTTCATATAATTGTTGGTATGAATTGGGTCTTTTTCGTGTTCACAGCAATTTTTTTATGAAAAACAAAAGCTTACCAAAAAGCCTTCAATAATAACAACAATAGAAAATAGATTTGGGTGAACAGCATGAAAAACACATTATTAAGAAAAAAGTCTATTTCAGATATGCTTGGGCAGAGCAGCAAAAATGGCTTAAAGCGTTCTTTAGGCACCTTTGATCTAACCCTTTTGGGAGTTGGGGCCATAATAGGGACAGGTATCTTTGTTTTAACTGGGTTAGTGGCTGCTACAACTGCCGGTCCTGCTTTAATCATATCCTTTATACTAGCAGGGATAGCATGTGGTCTTGCTGCACTTTGTTATGCTGAGTTTTCTTCAAGCATTCCTGTGTCCGGGAGCGTGTATACGTATGCCTATGCTACACTGGGAGAGGTCTTCGCCTTTCTGATTGGCTGGGATCTTATGCTGGAATACTTATTGGCTGTATCTGCCGTGGCGACAGGATGGTCCGCATATTTTCAATCTTTTATTTCAGGTTTTGGGATACACATTCCGAAAGCACTCACTTCAGCGCCTGGTGCCGGAGGAGGCGGAATGGTCAATTTGCCAGCCATGATCATTATTTTTCTTGTCACTGCTTTGCTTTCTAAGGGTGTCAAGGAAAGTGCCAGGGTGAATAATATTATGGTTATCGTTAAGCTCGTGGTCATTATCGCATTTATTGCGATTGGTGTGGGCTATGTAAAGCCGGCTCACTGGACGCCTTTTCTGCCTTTTGGCTATTCCGGCATCATAGGAGGAGCTGCAACAGTCTTTTTTGCTTATCTGGGGTTTGATGCTGTATCAACTGCTGCAGAAGAAGTGAAAAATCCTCAAAAAAGTGTTCCGATTGGCATTATTGCTTCTTTATTTATTTGTACGATTTTATATATGCTGGTGACACTGGTGCTGACCGGAATGGTTCCTTATCAGCATCTAGGCGTCGATGATCCGGTATCATTTGCTCTTCGATATGTAGGTCTAGATCGTATGGCCGGGTTTATTTCGCTGGGGGCCATTGCAGGAATGACCACAGTCCTTATCGTAATGGGATATGGACAAGTACGGATTTCCTATGCTATGAGCCGTGACGGATTGCTTCCAAAATTCCTTTCGTCAGTTCATCCAAAGCATAAGACTCCTTATGTCAATACCTGGGTGACAGGTTTGGTGGCAGCAGTCATTGCTGGTTTTGTAAACTTAAAAACACTGGCTGAACTGGTCAATATCGGAACACTGGCAGCTTTTACGTTGATTTCAATAGGGGTCATTATTCTTAGAAAAACGCATCCTTCATTAAACCGGGCATTCAAGGTTCCGTTTGTTCCAGTTCTTCCGGCGTTATGTGCAGTGTTTTGTATCTATTTAGCTACCAGCCTGCCTGCTATGACCTGGAAAGTCTTTGTGATCTGGATTGTTGTCGGCTTTCTTATTTACTTTTTTTACGGGAAAAGGCATAGCATATTAAACACAAAAGAAAAATAAGATGTAAGAACGGCAGTAGGAGTACAAGCAAGAAGGTGATCCTGTTCAACTGCCGTTCTTTTTCTTTCCTTGAGAGGGGGTCTTTTGGCTATAGGAAAAAACACACAGGGGTTTATAAAACAGGTTGTTTGGGAATGTAGTTAATAACTTAGTTATTAAGCTAAAGCTGATTATGGGATGCTTTTTAATGAAAGGTTCAGTATACAATCTTTTGCATAGTTTGCAAAAGTTAATTGCTTTGGAAAGCAACACTTGAAACCAAAATAACCTTGATGAAATGTGTCTCCTTAAAATGTATAGGATTTGGGGTGTGGAAATGAAAGAAGAACCCGTATTGACTTCAAATAAAGTAGAGGATGAAGACTTAAAGAGAGGACTAAAGCCAAGACATCTAATGATGATTTCACTTGGCGGTGCCATTGGTACAGGGCTGTTTTTGGGAAGCGGTGCTGCTATTTATACAGCGGGTCCAGGCGGGGCTTTGCTTGCCTATATCATTATCGGAATCATGGTCTATTTTATCATGACAAGCCTGGGTGAACTAGCAGCGTTCATGCCGACGAGCGGCGCATTCAGTACCTATGCCACACGATTTGTAGATCCTTCCCTTGGTTTTGCACTTGGATGGAATTATTGGTATAGCTGGGCTATCACCCTGGCAACAGAATTATCCGCCTCCACGCTGGTAATGAAGTTTTGGTTTCCGCATAGTCCATCTTGGATATGGAGCGGACTTTTTCTCCTGCTAATTTTTGGGTTGAATATCCTGTCAGTAAAAGGATATGGGGAAGGCGAGTACTGGTTTTCATTTATTAAAGTGGCGACCATCATCATTTTTATTATCGTCGGCATCTTGATGATCTTTGGAATCATGGGCGGGCATGCCATTGGATTTAAAAACTTTACGTATAAGAATGCTCCTTTTAATGGAGGTTTCCTGACCATTCTTGGTGTTTTTATCACAGCGGGTTTCTCCTTCCAGGGAACAGAGATTGTCGGGGTGGCTGCTGGGGAAAGTGAAAATCCTCAAAAAAATGTACCAAAAGCCACAAGAAGCATATTTTGGCGTATCCTGCTATTCTATGTGTTGGCCATCTTTATCATTGGTTTGATTATTCCGTACACAACAAGTTCACTTAAAAGTAATGACATTATGGTGAGCCCTTTCACGCTGGTTTTTAAACAAGCAGGTCTTGCTTTTGCAGCATCCGCAATGAATGCCGTAATTTTAACGGCTGTGCTGTCTGCAGGAAATTCCAGCCTTTATGCATCTACCAGAATTCTGTACGCAATGGCGAAGCAGGGGCAGGCACCCAAAATTTTAGGGAATGTAAACAAAAGAGGCATTCCTGTTGCGGCATTAATCGTCACAACATTGGTCGGTGCACTGGCTTTTCTTGCCTCTATTTTCGGTGATGGAGCCATCTATATTTGGCTGCTGAATGCATCTGGAATTACCGGTTTTATATTCTGGCTGGGGATCTCAGCGAGCCATTATCGATTTAGACGGGCTTTTGTGGCACAGGGCCATTCCGTAGACAGGCTCCCATACAGGGCAAAATGGTATCCATTCGGACCAATCTTTGCTTTCATTGTCTGTTTGATTGTCTTATTAGCTCAAAACTACCAGGCATTTCTGAGTGGCTCCATCAAGTGGAGCGATGTTATTGCATCCTACCTGGGTATCCCCTTATTCCTCGTTATGTGGTTTGGATACAAACTGATTAAAAAGACAAAAGTCATTCCATTAAAGGAATGTGACTTTGGCTTTGAAGAGGAAGCTAAAGAGGAAAAATAACCAAAAGTAAGAGCGGAATCGTGATGATTCCGCTCTATTTAGGCTGTTTTCAGCTTTTGTCCGATGAACCAGGCTTTTTTCGTAACCTTTGTTGTTATTTGAAACAAATGCAGATACCAAGCTGTATTAAAAGTTGTAAAAATGTTTCGCGGTTTGTCCTCCATCCTTGTAATGAAGGACATTTCGTTTACTTTTTATCTTCGTAAAGTCTTTCATCGGTGTAATGAAGGACGTTTCCGTCTCCTTTTATCTGAGTTAAGGTCTTCATCGGCGTTATGAAGGACGTTTCGCTCTCTTATTATCTGAGTAAAGTCCTTCATCGGCGTAATGAAGGACGTTTCGCTTACTTTGTTTCGCGCATTATCCTTCATTCTCGTTATTAAAAAATCTTCTCCTTCTTGAGTTTTAAGTATTGTCCTTGTGAAATGCTTACATAATGATGCTGGGAAGATGGGCAACATACAGATTTATCCCTTCCCTGTAAAGCAACAATCGAAGCGAAAACGTCATAACTAAAAGATACTATTTTAGAGGCATGCTATTTTTGACAAGATTTGTGATTTATATAGGAATTTAGGAAGTTATGGAAAATTTTTTTGACTGAAATGGTAAAAAAGCGACGGTTCTCCTTTATAATATACAATTGGGCTGGGCAATTGTTTCAATTGCATCCTGAATTCAAAAGTGAAATAGAAGCTGTGTTTAACAGCTCTGAAAATAAAGGAGTTACATTCGTGTCGGTTAAATTGCAAACCATAACGTCAGTGATGATTGCCGCTTTAATTATTTTGCTTTCTGCTTTCTTAAGTACGATTATTAGCCAAAAAGCTGTTCAAATTTTAAAAGGGAATGTGGGGGATTCGCTCGCTGAGGTATCCTATGAGATGTCGGATAAGCTGGATTCCTTTATGTGGTCACGGTTTGGAGAAATTAACGTTCTCAGCCAGCTAAATGCCTTCAAGGAACCAAACAGTAAAGCTGAAGGGCAAAGACTGCTGAACCAGCTTCACCAAAGTATCCCTTCTTTTTCCTGGGTAGGCGTTACGAATTCAAAAGGGGTTGTTCAGGCGGCGACAAATGGAATACTTGTCGGTAAAAGCATTTCAAGCAGGCCGGTTTTTATGAAGGCTCTCAAAAAGCCCTATATTGGTGATGTCCATAATGCTGTTCTGCTGGCAAAGCTGCTGCCCAACCCAACAGGAGTGCCCCTGCAATTCGTTGATATCAGTACACCGATTAAGGGGAGGGACGGGCAGTTTACGGGCGTACTGGCTGCTCATTTAAGCTGGTCCTGGGCGAAAGAAATTAAGCAGACCGTTTTGGATTCTTTAAAGAAAAAGAAGGAGGATGCAGATATCCTCATCATTAGCTCAAAAGATGATACTGTTTTGCTGGGTCCAATGGACTTGGTCGGCAAACCTCTGCACTTAAAAAGTGTACAAATGGCTAAAAAAAGAACCAACAGCTGGCTTGTAGAGAAAT is a genomic window containing:
- a CDS encoding ABC transporter permease subunit — its product is MSSALLIAMLKTTGKNIFSYAFGAAFYVILIIWIYPSVAHSDALNQVLKQMPSNYLSAFGLQGGMAGNLSGFLAGEYYGLLFIIILMIYSVMTSSQLIARFIDRGSMAYLLSTPNSRVKVAGTQAILLVFGLLMIVLFTTIAGLAGAAWMIKGGNLSVSRFVTINLMGFLLFFVITGYSFLFSCLFNDEKRALTLSGLLTIIFFALDLAAKLSDRLSWIKSLTIFTCFHPSDIARGGVNIWPSAIGLAIAGVLLYSIALYIFKKRDLPL
- a CDS encoding class I SAM-dependent methyltransferase, whose product is MKDQREQNNEYRGNYYEEIGNYIGGEGYLQYGFTKGTLQEVEFLIERMRLKPGSAILDVGCGPGRHSLELARRGFDVTGVDISSEFVRFAEEQAAKEKLNAKFIKMDARSLQLDKTFNGAICLCEGAFGLAGSLESHRDVLRGINGALVTGGLFVLTVINAFNLVRNLTSFEVFNAYTCTIKDTETVKSPNGEEKQVDIFTTAFTYRELALLLEDIGFEVIDAYGCTAGEFSEKSLEADDMEIMIVARKI
- a CDS encoding amino acid permease, which translates into the protein MKNTLLRKKSISDMLGQSSKNGLKRSLGTFDLTLLGVGAIIGTGIFVLTGLVAATTAGPALIISFILAGIACGLAALCYAEFSSSIPVSGSVYTYAYATLGEVFAFLIGWDLMLEYLLAVSAVATGWSAYFQSFISGFGIHIPKALTSAPGAGGGGMVNLPAMIIIFLVTALLSKGVKESARVNNIMVIVKLVVIIAFIAIGVGYVKPAHWTPFLPFGYSGIIGGAATVFFAYLGFDAVSTAAEEVKNPQKSVPIGIIASLFICTILYMLVTLVLTGMVPYQHLGVDDPVSFALRYVGLDRMAGFISLGAIAGMTTVLIVMGYGQVRISYAMSRDGLLPKFLSSVHPKHKTPYVNTWVTGLVAAVIAGFVNLKTLAELVNIGTLAAFTLISIGVIILRKTHPSLNRAFKVPFVPVLPALCAVFCIYLATSLPAMTWKVFVIWIVVGFLIYFFYGKRHSILNTKEK
- a CDS encoding amino acid permease, which codes for MKEEPVLTSNKVEDEDLKRGLKPRHLMMISLGGAIGTGLFLGSGAAIYTAGPGGALLAYIIIGIMVYFIMTSLGELAAFMPTSGAFSTYATRFVDPSLGFALGWNYWYSWAITLATELSASTLVMKFWFPHSPSWIWSGLFLLLIFGLNILSVKGYGEGEYWFSFIKVATIIIFIIVGILMIFGIMGGHAIGFKNFTYKNAPFNGGFLTILGVFITAGFSFQGTEIVGVAAGESENPQKNVPKATRSIFWRILLFYVLAIFIIGLIIPYTTSSLKSNDIMVSPFTLVFKQAGLAFAASAMNAVILTAVLSAGNSSLYASTRILYAMAKQGQAPKILGNVNKRGIPVAALIVTTLVGALAFLASIFGDGAIYIWLLNASGITGFIFWLGISASHYRFRRAFVAQGHSVDRLPYRAKWYPFGPIFAFIVCLIVLLAQNYQAFLSGSIKWSDVIASYLGIPLFLVMWFGYKLIKKTKVIPLKECDFGFEEEAKEEK